The sequence below is a genomic window from Cryobacterium arcticum.
GAACAACCACTCGCGCAGATCGCGTTCCTGGGCGCGGGCGAGCCGCGCGGCATCGGAGTGCGGTCCGGCCTTCTGCTGGATGAGGGCGAGGGTCTGCAGCACCGAATCATGCAGATGAGCGGCCATCTCGGCCCGTTCGGACTCCCGCTCGCGCAGGGCACGCTCGTCGGACAGATCGCGCATCAGGCGCACCGCCCACGGGGCGACGACGACTGCCACCCCCACGAGCACCGACAGGGCGGCCACGACGACGGTCCAGATGTTGGGGTTGTCACTGGTGACGAAGAACAGCAGGATGCCCAGGGCCACCAGCACCAGCGCGCCCAGGGCGCGCACGAGCGTGCCGGAGCTCCGCGGCCCTGCTCCGCTGCGGAGCTCGGCGAACTGACGCCAGGCCAGCCCGGTGCCCGCCAGGGCGACGATCGCGGGGATGATGGCATCCACCGGCAGCGCGGCACCCAGCCGGTTGGCGATGAGCGCGCCCGCCGTGGTCACCAGCGCCAGGCCCAGGAGGATCTCGGTGACCGGTGCCTGCCGGGAGGCGGCGGCCTCACCGTCTGCCTCCCCGTCTGCCCTGCCGGTCGCCGTGCCGGCCGGGGTGAGGACCGCCTTGGGCAGGTCCGGGCGGCCCGCGTCACCCAGGGGGTGCGCGGACTCGTCGGGGGTGGTGGCCCACAGCCAGCCGTACAGCAGCACCCCGGCGCCGCCGCACAGGGCCAGAACGACGGCGACAGTGCGCACGTAGGTGACCGGCAGGCCGGAGTGCCGGGCGAACCCGGCGCAGACGCCGGCGATGATGCGCAGGCGTGGCCGCACAAGCTGCCCGCTGAGGCGGGGTCCGGTGGGACGCACGGTGGTCACAGGTCCATCCAAGCACGCCCAGAGTTGCCGGTCGCACCCTGATTCGCAGGCTCAGGGTGCAATCAGGGTCTTCCCCCATGGCCGCCGTGCCGCAGGGCGCGAGAGTATGAAGCCATGACAGAAGCAGGGTCCACCACCACATCGGGTTCCGCCTACGGAAACACCGGCCAGCCCAAGCCGCCCGGCGGCGCCGCGTTCTTCGACTGGGTGCGAGGCCTCGGTTTCGTGCGCGGCCGGGACCGTTGGCTGGCCGGCGTGTGCGGGGCGATCGCGTCCCGCACCGGTCTCGACCCGCTGGTCGTGCGCGGCATCGCCGTGGTGATCGCGATCCTCGGTGGGCCGATCTTCTTCCTCTACGCCGTCGGCTGGGCCCTGATGCCCGACGAATCCGGGCGAAGCCTGGTGGAGCAGGCCGT
It includes:
- a CDS encoding ATP-binding protein: MTTVRPTGPRLSGQLVRPRLRIIAGVCAGFARHSGLPVTYVRTVAVVLALCGGAGVLLYGWLWATTPDESAHPLGDAGRPDLPKAVLTPAGTATGRADGEADGEAAASRQAPVTEILLGLALVTTAGALIANRLGAALPVDAIIPAIVALAGTGLAWRQFAELRSGAGPRSSGTLVRALGALVLVALGILLFFVTSDNPNIWTVVVAALSVLVGVAVVVAPWAVRLMRDLSDERALRERESERAEMAAHLHDSVLQTLALIQQKAGPHSDAARLARAQERDLREWLFTGSATGPVDLAAELRGIATTVERDFAVHVDVVAVGSIDRDVPEALLAAAREAILNAARHAGGRVSVYVESSPTAIDVSVTDRGPGFALDQIPADRMGVRESILARMRRAGGTAVVQAGPGGTGTEIRLTLPLDGQSDHDQPEQAPAPADQALPDRSAPHPDPQDGTT